Proteins from a genomic interval of Scatophagus argus isolate fScaArg1 chromosome 6, fScaArg1.pri, whole genome shotgun sequence:
- the LOC124060081 gene encoding cytochrome P450 2J2-like has protein sequence MIFQAFFEYMDFTSWLLFSFVLLILTDVVKNWRPSNFPPGPWAVPFLGNVFTGVDFKTMDKLAHEYGPVFSLRRGSDRMVFISGYKMVKEALVNQLDSFADRPVVPLFHAVFKGLGIALSNGYLWRKQRKFANTHLRYFGEGQTSLEKYIEVESNFLCEAFKDEQGRPFNPHYIITNGVSNVISSVLFAHRFEYSDQTFRKILELDNEAIVLAGSALTQLYDAFPGLMQYLPGPHQTVHANYEEIMTFLKKEVEKHQEEWNPDDPRDYIDVYLAEMEKKKEDPQAGFNIETLLVCTLDLIEAGTETTSTTLRWGLIFMLHYPEIQEKVQAEIDSVIGQFRQPVLADRPNLPYTDAVIHEIQRMGNIVPLGFPKMASKDATLGGYFIPKGTAIITMLGSVLFDKNEWETPDVFNPGHFLDSEGQFRRRDAFLPFSAGKRVCLGEQLARMELFLFFTCLLQRFTFSPVPGKMPSLEGVLGFTHSPDEYMVLAVPR, from the exons atgatttttcaAGCATTTTTTGAGTATATGGACTTCACTAGTTGGCTGTTGTTTAGTTTTGTGTTGTTAATTTTGACTGATGTGGTCAAAAACTGGAGGCCATCCAACTTTCCACCTGGACCATGGGCTGTGCCTTTTCTGGGGAATGTCTTCACAGGAGTTGACTTCAAGACAATGGATAAG cttGCCCATGAGTATGGTCCAGTGTTTAGCTTGAGAAGAGGCAGCGACAGGATGGTGTTTATTTCAGGATACAAGATGGTCAAAGAGGCCCTTGTTAACCAGCTGGACAGTTTTGCTGATCGTCCTGTGGTTCCTCTCTTCCACGCCGTCTTCAAGGGTCTCG GCATAGCTTTGAGCAATGGTTACCtgtggaggaagcagaggaagttTGCCAACACTCACCTGCGTTACTTTGGAGAGGGACAGACTTCACTGGAAAAATACATCGAAGTAGAAAGCAACTTCTTGTGTGAAGCTTTCAAAGACGAACAAG GAAGACCATTCAATCCACACTACATCATAACGAATGGAGTGTCAAACGtcatctcctctgtcctcttcgCACATCGCTTTGAATACAGCGATCAAACTTTTCGTAAGATTCTGGAGTTGGACAATGAGGCCATTGTGCTGGCTGGCTCTGCACTGACTCAG CTGTACGATGCCTTTCCTGGCTTGATGCAGTACCTTCCAGGACCTCATCAGACTGTCCATGCCAACTATGAGGAGATCATGACTTTCCTGAAAAAGGAAGTAGAGAAGCACCAGGAGGAGTGGAACCCTGATGATCCTCGTGATTATATCGATGTATACCTGGCAGAGATGGAAAAA AAAAAGGAGGATCCCCAAGCTGGTTTCAATATTGAAACTCTGCTGGTTTGTACCCTGGACCTGATTGAAGCTGGAACAGAGACAACGTCCACCACTTTACGCTGGGGCCTTATATTCATGTTGCACTATCCAGAGATACAGG AGAAAGTTCAGGCAGAGATAGATAGCGTGATAGGACAGTTTCGTCAGCCTGTCCTGGCAGACAGACCCAACCTGCCCTACACTGATGCTGTCATCCATGAGATCCAGAGGATGGGAAATATTGTTCCCTTGGGATTCCCCAAAATGGCCAGTAAAGATGCTACACTGGGAGGATACTTCATACCTAAG GGAACTGCTATTATTACAATGCTTGGATCTGTGCTGTTTGACAAGAATGAGTGGGAGACTCCAGATGTCTTCAATCCGGGACATTTCTTGGATTCAGAGGGCCAGTTTCGCAGAAGAGACGCCTTCCTGCCATTTTCAGCAG GTAAACGTGTGTGTTTAGGGGAGCAACTGGCCAGAATGGAGCTGTTCCTTTTCTTTACATGCTTGCTCCAACGCTTCACCTTCTCTCCGGTTCCTGGAAAAATGCCCAGCTTGGAGGGCGTGCTGGGCTTCACACATTCCCCTGATGAATACATGGTGTTAGCTGTGCCGCGCTGA